The following proteins come from a genomic window of Bactrocera tryoni isolate S06 chromosome 1, CSIRO_BtryS06_freeze2, whole genome shotgun sequence:
- the LOC120782587 gene encoding PH and SEC7 domain-containing protein isoform X1, with product MAAEELKVVLRRNEHSGFGFSLLGTTGPPHVIYEIHENSPAADSAVEAGDIILKVNGTDVHRYTTKEVLKCLRLSDDSVTLELRRDPKLKARLKEQLANTKNPHYEDIEPSPHIYDYKATSCRSPTTHHRSLSLQDSYEPPHNSNSNSSSSPAIRYAKSPTHLPHRQGSLPTPALTSQQQQPQGNHSRSSSASSAQLQFGDINTTAASGGAGGATCTSPTSRPSRIPTALKAPQKPPVQHSPQHKRPRPSQIPTKAGPAATNGNTPIIAPTAPVTGGCVSGGGAHLQHSNSYSGGSTRFTQQQQQQAAVQQKERDAEPNSAPPQPAKAPRFEAYMMTGELILNLSRTSQSSNLLPGHAKKIDSLRDSPQRAVVAARANGALAPRASGESSPTSSSSVDSPTHTASSESAHHHKDRGKRRHQQPHHHLLQQQLDSINNSYNNSNSGGGGGAGGVGVVNSDPRKDDTLLLCEELERDDEEAGGDNNRRQRYQQHQHYSTRRHQYSHYQQRSSYDHDEVVDMEENEEDQTHYDITNIETYNSGGLGAGDVCGDDDASDRQCLVTNYGDDEDDDVEGEDFDAEDEDGCGAEHEDEDYSSNSLTSASAKQRLRALKQKAAAAHYKHAQSVVRARGGIGDAVDCANQHYAGGYHHHHHHQQKRQQQRGSGGSSSSSATVKSDGLTGINTSPDETSFSVPTSPISLSTPLIDKDTANSVPTSPEPTSLGAVGGGVVVHDVVVRRHNGVVRTCDSAGFRTSKSEDHLQQVQREGMAAVIPIDIDEDVNSSLNTLLDTRHDSEDSQGSNRDRIVWTYNAPLAPHQIQQLQQQQQLQQQQQQYSSTHYGGGGGHNNSSPNSQSQSHSHSHSHSHSHSSSISSSPQHSAGSPASPTSVSSSVMSSSGSKGALGIGGAYALNSNNNGGHHQQQQQQQLQLTANAANGGTSGGTSATTATTALQTGLLHCPTGSGNGNGSGGGGGSGGNGGGGNNSLAGGAGYDHSVSEAISNISSPDYQDDDNLLSSRDLAGGMVLSDPSDSDSTILVSDTAAARQKQQQNQQLQLQAQALHQQQLQQQQKIIGGGQQGNSEQHKLVIQVRGIDNSNSASARTGYSEVKDSEDELATLTEEPFNSALTAACGDGGGTGRDSSPPVSDDGSDVESLHSYHYSPKAVDMPSAIRLAKRLYSLDGFKKSDVSRHLSKNNDFSRAVADEYLKYFNFEKKTLDQSLREFLQQFSLSGETQERERVLVHFSKRFLDCNPGTFNSQDAVHTLTCAIMLLNTDLHGQNIGRKMTCAEFIENLAELNDGENFPKDVLKYLYQAIKTQPLEWALDDDATELQKQRGDNNVGNSTSNSLIGQNPFLDIPESSTAIEYKKGYVMRKCCYDANYKKTPFGKRSWKMFYCTLRDLVLFLHKDEHGFRKSQMSDNLHNAIRIHHALATKATDYTKKQHVFRLQTADQAEYLFQTSDSKELQSWVETINFVCAAYSAPPLEGGVGSQKRFQRPLLPSTHTKYLMKEQLESHEQQLAQLEAALAEHKKGPVPNKGLPLQNYKEKESYLQYELRRYRAYVSILAAKLLSDQQQLDAAQQQQLTNNEELDTFSTSGVGGVGPAVIGARPQQSPPAYPQQLQLQQPTAQSPTAQQQQAQPQQQQTTNRWLCGCGWWSLLFC from the exons GTCGAAGCTGgtgatattattttaaaagtaaatggCACTGATGTTCATCGATATACAACGAAAGAAG TTCTCAAGTGCTTAAGGCTATCCGATGATTCGGTCACGTTAGAGCTGCGTCGTG ATCCCAAACTAAAAGCGCGACTCAAAGAGCAACTGGCCAATACGAAAAATCCCCATTACGAAGACATCGAACCATCTCCGCATATTTATGATTACAAAGCAACGAGCTGTCGATCTCCCACAACTCACCACCGCTCGTTGTCACTGCAAGACTCTTACGAACCGCCACACAACAGCAATTCCAATTCATCGTCTTCGCCTGCGATACGCTACGCCAAATCGCCCACTCACTTGCCACACCGTCAGGGTTCGCTGCCGACGCCTGCGTTGaccagccaacaacaacaaccacagggCAATCACAGTCGCAGTTCTTCCGCTTCATCAGCACAGCTACAATTTGGTGATATAAATACTACTGCAGCGAGTGGTGGTGCGGGCGGCGCCACCTGTACATCGCCCACATCTCGTCCATCACGTATTCCAACGGCACTGAAAGCGCCACAAAAGCCACCCGTACAACATTCGCCACAGCATAAGCGACCGCGACCATCACAAATTCCAACAAAGGCTGGCCCGGCAGCCACCAACGGTAACACGCCAATAATTGCACCGACAGCCCCAGTGACCGGTGGTTGTGTGAGTGGTGGTGGTGCCCATTTACAGCATTCAAATAGTTATAGCGGCGGCAGCACACGTTTCactcagcagcagcagcaacaggcGGCCGTGCAGCAGAAGGAGCGTGACGCTGAGCCAAACTCGGCGCCGCCGCAGCCAGCGAAGGCGCCACGCTTTGAGGCATACATGATGACTGGTGAACTGATACTGAATCTGTCGAGGACATCTCAAAGTAGTAACCTACTGCCAGGGCACGCAAAAAAA ATCGACAGTTTGCGTGACTCACCACAACGTGCGGTCGTGGCTGCGCGCGCTAACGGCGCTTTGGCGCCTCGTGCTTCTGGTGAATCTTCGCCCACATCCTCATCATCGGTGGACTCGCCCACTCACACGGCCAGTTCGGAGTCAGCTCACCACCACAAAGATCGTGGCAAGCGAAGACACCAACAACCTCATCATCATTTGCTGCAGCAACAGTTGGATAGTATTAataacagctacaacaacagtaacagtggtggtggcggtggcgcGGGCGGTGTGGGCGTAGTTAACAGCGATCCACGCAAAGACGATACACTGTTACTGTGCGAAGAATTAGAGCGTGACGACGAAGAGGCAGGTGGTGACAATAATCGCAGACAACGATATCAGCAACATCAACACTATTCAACACGACGACACCAATACAGTCATTATCAACAGCGCAGCAGTTACGATCATGATGAGGTCGTTGACATGGAGGAAAACGAGGAGGATCAAACGCACTATGACATCACCAATATAGAAACGTACAATAGCGGTGGTCTTGGCGCGGGCGATGTGTGTGGCGATGATGACGCCAGCGATCGTCAATGCCTGGTAACGAACTATGGCGACGATGAGGACGACGATGTCGAAGGTGAGGATTTTGATGCCGAAGATGAAGACGGCTGTGGTGCCGAACATGAAGACGAAGACTATTCATCAAATTCACTGACATCGGCATCGGCGAAACAACGTTTGCGCGCACTTAAGCAAAAAGCTGCCGCTGCACATTACAAACATGCACAAAGTGTGGTGCGCGCCAGAGGTGGCATCGGCGATGCAGTCGATTGTGCGAACCAACATTACGCCGGTGGCtatcaccatcatcatcatcatcagcaaaAACGGCAACAGCAACGCGGTTCAGGTGGCTCGAGTTCTTCATCGGCGACGGTGAAGAGCGACGGCTTAACTGGCATAAACACCTCACCCGATGAAACTTCATTCTCCGTGCCCACCTCACCGATTTCGCTGTCTACGCCATTAATTGACAAGGACACGGCGAATTCAGTCCCCACCAGCCCAGAACCAACAAGTCTGGGTGCAGTAGGTGGTGGAGTTGTTGTCCACGATGTTGTGGTGCGGCGACACAATGGTGTCGTACGTACATGTGATTCCGCTGGATTCCGTACCAGTAAGTCTGAGGATCACCTGCAGCAGGTGCAGCGTGAAGGCATGGCTGCAGTGATACCGATCGATATTGATGAGGATGTGAATAGTTCGCTGAATACGCTGCTCGATACGAGGCATGACTCGGAAGATTCGCAG GGTTCCAATCGTGATCGCATTGTTTGGACTTATAACGCACCGCTGGCGCCACACCAAATACAACAAttacagcagcagcaacaactgcagcaacagcaacaacagtattCGAGTACACACtatggcggtggcggtggccACAACAATTCATCACCGAATTCGCAGTCGCAGTCACATTCGCACTCACACTCGCATTCGCACTCGCATTCGAGTTCAATAAGTTCATCGCCACAACATTCGGCTGGTAGTCCGGCCTCACCGACATCTGTATCCAGTTCGGTGATGTCATCGTCCGGTTCGAAGGGTGCGCTGGGCATTGGTGGTGCGTATGCGttgaatagcaacaacaatggcggtcatcatcaacagcagcagcaacaacaactacagttGACAGCAAATGCCGCTAATGGTGGCACCAGCGGCGGCACCAGTGCAACAACAGCCACAACAGCTTTACAAACGGGTTTGTTACATTGTCCTACTGGTAgtggtaatggtaatggtagTGGTGGTGGCGGCGGTAGTGGTGGTAATGGTGGTGGTGGTAATAATAGTCTTGCAGGTGGCGCCGGTTACGATCATAGCGTCTCCGAAGCCATCTCGAATATTTCTAGTCCCGACTATCAGGACGATGATAATTTATTGAGTTCTCGCGATCTTGCAGGCGGCATGGTACTTAGCGATCCCAGCGATTCCGATTCTACGATACTCGTATCCGACACGGCGGCAGCGAggcaaaagcaacagcaaaatcAACAATTGCAACTACAAGCACAAGCGCTACACCAacagcaactgcaacaacaacagaaaattaTTGGTGGTGGCCAACAAGGAAACTCAGAACAGCATAAACTAGTGATACAGGTGCGTGGCATCGATAATAGTAATAGTGCCTCAGCACGTACGGGCTACTCGGAAGTGAAAGACTCCGAAGATGAATTGGCCACGTTGACGGAGGAGCCATTTAATAGTGCATTGACGGCGGCATGCGGTGATGGCGGCGGCACAGGACGTGATTCATCGCCGCCCGTTTCGGATGATGGCAGCGATGTGGAGTCACTACATTCCTACCATTACTCACCAAAGGCCGTGGATATGCCATCGGCAATACGGCTGGCCAAAAGACTGTACTCACTGGATGGTTTCAAGAAGAGCGACGTGTCGCGTCATCTCAGTAAAAA CAACGACTTCAGCCGCGCTGTCGCCGATGAATACCTAAAGTATTTTAACTTCGAAAAGAAAACGCTTGATCAATCGTTACGTGAATTTCTGCAACAATTCTCGCTGTCGGGTGAGACACAAGAGCGCGAACGTGTGCTGGTACATTTTTCTAAACGCTTTTTAGACTGCAACCCAGGCACGTTCAATTCACAAG ACGCTGTACATACTTTAACTTGCGCCATTATGCTGTTAAACACCGATCTGCATGGCCAGAATATCGGACGGAAGATGACTTGCGCGGAGTTCATTGAAAATCTGGCCGAGCTTAACGATGGTGAAAATTTCCCCAAAGATGTTTTGAAGTATTTATATCAGGCCATTAAAACACAACCGCTTGAGTGGGCGCT cgATGATGATGCCACTGAATTGCAAAAGCAACGCGGAGACAATAATGTCGGCAACAGCACAAGCAACAGCCTTATCGGTCAAAATCCCTTCTTAGACATACCGGAATCGTCGACGGCGATTGAATACAAGAAGGGCTATGTGATGCGCAAATGCTGTTACGATGCCAACTACAAGAAAA CGCCATTTGGTAAACGTTCCTGGAAGATGTTTTACTGCACGCTGCGTGATCTAGTACTCTTTCTGCACAAAGACGAGCATGGCTTCCGTAAGAGTCAG atGTCTGATAATCTGCACAACGCTATACGCATCCACCATGCTCTAGCCACGAAGGCTACCGATTATACGAAAAAGCAGCATGTTTTCCGTTTGCAAACCGCCGATCAGGCAGAGTATTTATTCCAGACCAGTGATTCCAAAGAGCTACAATCGTGGGTAGAAACGATAAATTTCGTTTGTGCCGCATACTCAGCGCCACCACTGGAGGGTGGTGTGGGCAGCCAAAAACGTTTTCAGCGCCCACTGCTGCCTAGCACGCATACAAAGTATTTGATG AAAGAGCAATTAGAATCGCACGAGCAACAATTGGCGCAATTAGAGGCAGCACTCGCTGAACATAAGAAGGGACCTGTACCGAATAAAGGATTGCCACTACAGAACTACAAAGAAAAGGAGAGTTACTTGCAATATGAG CTACGCCGCTATCGCGCTTATGTGTCAATTTTAGCTGCTAAACTGCTTTCCGATCAACAGCAGTTGGATGctgcacagcaacaacaattaacgAACAACGAAGAATTAGATACATTCTCAACGAGTGGAGTTGGAGGAGTCGGACCAGCTGTGATTGGGGCGCGGCCACAACAGTCGCCACCAGCGTATCCgcaacaattacaattacaacaaccAACTGCACAGTCAccaacagcacaacaacaacaggcacagccgcaacaacagcaaactaCTAACAG
- the LOC120782587 gene encoding PH and SEC7 domain-containing protein isoform X4, translating into MAAEELKVVLRRNEHSGFGFSLLGTTGPPHVIYEIHENSPAADSAVEAGDIILKVNGTDVHRYTTKEVLKCLRLSDDSVTLELRRDPKLKARLKEQLANTKNPHYEDIEPSPHIYDYKATSCRSPTTHHRSLSLQDSYEPPHNSNSNSSSSPAIRYAKSPTHLPHRQGSLPTPALTSQQQQPQGNHSRSSSASSAQLQFGDINTTAASGGAGGATCTSPTSRPSRIPTALKAPQKPPVQHSPQHKRPRPSQIPTKAGPAATNGNTPIIAPTAPVTGGCVSGGGAHLQHSNSYSGGSTRFTQQQQQQAAVQQKERDAEPNSAPPQPAKAPRFEAYMMTGELILNLSRTSQSSNLLPGHAKKIDSLRDSPQRAVVAARANGALAPRASGESSPTSSSSVDSPTHTASSESAHHHKDRGKRRHQQPHHHLLQQQLDSINNSYNNSNSGGGGGAGGVGVVNSDPRKDDTLLLCEELERDDEEAGGDNNRRQRYQQHQHYSTRRHQYSHYQQRSSYDHDEVVDMEENEEDQTHYDITNIETYNSGGLGAGDVCGDDDASDRQCLVTNYGDDEDDDVEGEDFDAEDEDGCGAEHEDEDYSSNSLTSASAKQRLRALKQKAAAAHYKHAQSVVRARGGIGDAVDCANQHYAGGYHHHHHHQQKRQQQRGSGGSSSSSATVKSDGLTGINTSPDETSFSVPTSPISLSTPLIDKDTANSVPTSPEPTSLGAVGGGVVVHDVVVRRHNGVVRTCDSAGFRTSKSEDHLQQVQREGMAAVIPIDIDEDVNSSLNTLLDTRHDSEDSQPSTTTITLMKHPNKATMKTATRRVSTFSPFTTSSSSVSASATSTSSSTSSSSSTALKTAILNAAAAAATASATASSSPSSSPTLLPSSPESTLISQRDIFNRRRRKVRMSVPRIVLDVSAAAVTPTMEESGCHNNNNNNNNNCNNFNTSTPTTNDIATNNLNTISTNMTARDANGATTLTTTNTTVTKTACTMTIIKTAITTITTNNSTAEYANKKGSNRDRIVWTYNAPLAPHQIQQLQQQQQLQQQQQQYSSTHYGGGGGHNNSSPNSQSQSHSHSHSHSHSHSSSISSSPQHSAGSPASPTSVSSSVMSSSGSKGALGIGGAYALNSNNNGGHHQQQQQQQLQLTANAANGGTSGGTSATTATTALQTGLLHCPTGSGNGNGSGGGGGSGGNGGGGNNSLAGGAGYDHSVSEAISNISSPDYQDDDNLLSSRDLAGGMVLSDPSDSDSTILVSDTAAARQKQQQNQQLQLQAQALHQQQLQQQQKIIGGGQQGNSEQHKLVIQVRGIDNSNSASARTGYSEVKDSEDELATLTEEPFNSALTAACGDGGGTGRDSSPPVSDDGSDVESLHSYHYSPKAVDMPSAIRLAKRLYSLDGFKKSDVSRHLSKNNDFSRAVADEYLKYFNFEKKTLDQSLREFLQQFSLSGETQERERVLVHFSKRFLDCNPGTFNSQDAVHTLTCAIMLLNTDLHGQNIGRKMTCAEFIENLAELNDGENFPKDVLKYLYQAIKTQPLEWALDDDATELQKQRGDNNVGNSTSNSLIGQNPFLDIPESSTAIEYKKGYVMRKCCYDANYKKTPFGKRSWKMFYCTLRDLVLFLHKDEHGFRKSQMSDNLHNAIRIHHALATKATDYTKKQHVFRLQTADQAEYLFQTSDSKELQSWVETINFVCAAYSAPPLEGGVGSQKRFQRPLLPSTHTKYLMKEQLESHEQQLAQLEAALAEHKKGPVPNKGLPLQNYKEKESYLQYELRRYRAYVSILAAKLLSDQQQLDAAQQQQLTNNEELDTFSTSGVGGVGPAVIGARPQQSPPAYPQQLQLQQPTAQSPTAQQQQAQPQQQQTTNRWLCGCGWWSLLFC; encoded by the exons GTCGAAGCTGgtgatattattttaaaagtaaatggCACTGATGTTCATCGATATACAACGAAAGAAG TTCTCAAGTGCTTAAGGCTATCCGATGATTCGGTCACGTTAGAGCTGCGTCGTG ATCCCAAACTAAAAGCGCGACTCAAAGAGCAACTGGCCAATACGAAAAATCCCCATTACGAAGACATCGAACCATCTCCGCATATTTATGATTACAAAGCAACGAGCTGTCGATCTCCCACAACTCACCACCGCTCGTTGTCACTGCAAGACTCTTACGAACCGCCACACAACAGCAATTCCAATTCATCGTCTTCGCCTGCGATACGCTACGCCAAATCGCCCACTCACTTGCCACACCGTCAGGGTTCGCTGCCGACGCCTGCGTTGaccagccaacaacaacaaccacagggCAATCACAGTCGCAGTTCTTCCGCTTCATCAGCACAGCTACAATTTGGTGATATAAATACTACTGCAGCGAGTGGTGGTGCGGGCGGCGCCACCTGTACATCGCCCACATCTCGTCCATCACGTATTCCAACGGCACTGAAAGCGCCACAAAAGCCACCCGTACAACATTCGCCACAGCATAAGCGACCGCGACCATCACAAATTCCAACAAAGGCTGGCCCGGCAGCCACCAACGGTAACACGCCAATAATTGCACCGACAGCCCCAGTGACCGGTGGTTGTGTGAGTGGTGGTGGTGCCCATTTACAGCATTCAAATAGTTATAGCGGCGGCAGCACACGTTTCactcagcagcagcagcaacaggcGGCCGTGCAGCAGAAGGAGCGTGACGCTGAGCCAAACTCGGCGCCGCCGCAGCCAGCGAAGGCGCCACGCTTTGAGGCATACATGATGACTGGTGAACTGATACTGAATCTGTCGAGGACATCTCAAAGTAGTAACCTACTGCCAGGGCACGCAAAAAAA ATCGACAGTTTGCGTGACTCACCACAACGTGCGGTCGTGGCTGCGCGCGCTAACGGCGCTTTGGCGCCTCGTGCTTCTGGTGAATCTTCGCCCACATCCTCATCATCGGTGGACTCGCCCACTCACACGGCCAGTTCGGAGTCAGCTCACCACCACAAAGATCGTGGCAAGCGAAGACACCAACAACCTCATCATCATTTGCTGCAGCAACAGTTGGATAGTATTAataacagctacaacaacagtaacagtggtggtggcggtggcgcGGGCGGTGTGGGCGTAGTTAACAGCGATCCACGCAAAGACGATACACTGTTACTGTGCGAAGAATTAGAGCGTGACGACGAAGAGGCAGGTGGTGACAATAATCGCAGACAACGATATCAGCAACATCAACACTATTCAACACGACGACACCAATACAGTCATTATCAACAGCGCAGCAGTTACGATCATGATGAGGTCGTTGACATGGAGGAAAACGAGGAGGATCAAACGCACTATGACATCACCAATATAGAAACGTACAATAGCGGTGGTCTTGGCGCGGGCGATGTGTGTGGCGATGATGACGCCAGCGATCGTCAATGCCTGGTAACGAACTATGGCGACGATGAGGACGACGATGTCGAAGGTGAGGATTTTGATGCCGAAGATGAAGACGGCTGTGGTGCCGAACATGAAGACGAAGACTATTCATCAAATTCACTGACATCGGCATCGGCGAAACAACGTTTGCGCGCACTTAAGCAAAAAGCTGCCGCTGCACATTACAAACATGCACAAAGTGTGGTGCGCGCCAGAGGTGGCATCGGCGATGCAGTCGATTGTGCGAACCAACATTACGCCGGTGGCtatcaccatcatcatcatcatcagcaaaAACGGCAACAGCAACGCGGTTCAGGTGGCTCGAGTTCTTCATCGGCGACGGTGAAGAGCGACGGCTTAACTGGCATAAACACCTCACCCGATGAAACTTCATTCTCCGTGCCCACCTCACCGATTTCGCTGTCTACGCCATTAATTGACAAGGACACGGCGAATTCAGTCCCCACCAGCCCAGAACCAACAAGTCTGGGTGCAGTAGGTGGTGGAGTTGTTGTCCACGATGTTGTGGTGCGGCGACACAATGGTGTCGTACGTACATGTGATTCCGCTGGATTCCGTACCAGTAAGTCTGAGGATCACCTGCAGCAGGTGCAGCGTGAAGGCATGGCTGCAGTGATACCGATCGATATTGATGAGGATGTGAATAGTTCGCTGAATACGCTGCTCGATACGAGGCATGACTCGGAAGATTCGCAG CCATCTACTACTACTATAACTCTAATGAAACACCCAAACAAAGCAACAATGAAAACAGCAACCAGACGTGTTTCCACATTTTCTCCATTCACCACTTCTTCGTCATCTGTTTCTGCCTCCGCAACATCCACATCGTCatcaacatcatcatcatcgtcgaCGGCATTAAAAACAGCTATATTAAATGcggcagcagctgcagcaaccGCATCAGCGACTGCTTCTTCATCGCCCTCATCCTCGCCAACACTCTTACCATCCTCACCAGAGTCGACGCTAATCAGTCAACGTGATATCTTTAATAGGCGACGGCGCAAAGTGCGTATGAGCGTCCCACGAATTGTTTTGGATGTGTCAGCAGCGGCAGTAACTCCAACAATGGAAGAAAGTGGCTgccacaataataacaataacaacaataataattgtaataatttcaatactagtacaccaacaacaaatgaTATTGCCACTAATAACTTGAATACGATCAGTACTAATATGACAGCTCGTGATGCTAATGgagcaacaacactaacaactaCTAATACTACAGTTACAAAAACTGCATGCACTATGACAATAATAAAAACggctataacaacaataaccacAAACAATTCAACAGCTGAATATGCTAATAAAAAG GGTTCCAATCGTGATCGCATTGTTTGGACTTATAACGCACCGCTGGCGCCACACCAAATACAACAAttacagcagcagcaacaactgcagcaacagcaacaacagtattCGAGTACACACtatggcggtggcggtggccACAACAATTCATCACCGAATTCGCAGTCGCAGTCACATTCGCACTCACACTCGCATTCGCACTCGCATTCGAGTTCAATAAGTTCATCGCCACAACATTCGGCTGGTAGTCCGGCCTCACCGACATCTGTATCCAGTTCGGTGATGTCATCGTCCGGTTCGAAGGGTGCGCTGGGCATTGGTGGTGCGTATGCGttgaatagcaacaacaatggcggtcatcatcaacagcagcagcaacaacaactacagttGACAGCAAATGCCGCTAATGGTGGCACCAGCGGCGGCACCAGTGCAACAACAGCCACAACAGCTTTACAAACGGGTTTGTTACATTGTCCTACTGGTAgtggtaatggtaatggtagTGGTGGTGGCGGCGGTAGTGGTGGTAATGGTGGTGGTGGTAATAATAGTCTTGCAGGTGGCGCCGGTTACGATCATAGCGTCTCCGAAGCCATCTCGAATATTTCTAGTCCCGACTATCAGGACGATGATAATTTATTGAGTTCTCGCGATCTTGCAGGCGGCATGGTACTTAGCGATCCCAGCGATTCCGATTCTACGATACTCGTATCCGACACGGCGGCAGCGAggcaaaagcaacagcaaaatcAACAATTGCAACTACAAGCACAAGCGCTACACCAacagcaactgcaacaacaacagaaaattaTTGGTGGTGGCCAACAAGGAAACTCAGAACAGCATAAACTAGTGATACAGGTGCGTGGCATCGATAATAGTAATAGTGCCTCAGCACGTACGGGCTACTCGGAAGTGAAAGACTCCGAAGATGAATTGGCCACGTTGACGGAGGAGCCATTTAATAGTGCATTGACGGCGGCATGCGGTGATGGCGGCGGCACAGGACGTGATTCATCGCCGCCCGTTTCGGATGATGGCAGCGATGTGGAGTCACTACATTCCTACCATTACTCACCAAAGGCCGTGGATATGCCATCGGCAATACGGCTGGCCAAAAGACTGTACTCACTGGATGGTTTCAAGAAGAGCGACGTGTCGCGTCATCTCAGTAAAAA CAACGACTTCAGCCGCGCTGTCGCCGATGAATACCTAAAGTATTTTAACTTCGAAAAGAAAACGCTTGATCAATCGTTACGTGAATTTCTGCAACAATTCTCGCTGTCGGGTGAGACACAAGAGCGCGAACGTGTGCTGGTACATTTTTCTAAACGCTTTTTAGACTGCAACCCAGGCACGTTCAATTCACAAG ACGCTGTACATACTTTAACTTGCGCCATTATGCTGTTAAACACCGATCTGCATGGCCAGAATATCGGACGGAAGATGACTTGCGCGGAGTTCATTGAAAATCTGGCCGAGCTTAACGATGGTGAAAATTTCCCCAAAGATGTTTTGAAGTATTTATATCAGGCCATTAAAACACAACCGCTTGAGTGGGCGCT cgATGATGATGCCACTGAATTGCAAAAGCAACGCGGAGACAATAATGTCGGCAACAGCACAAGCAACAGCCTTATCGGTCAAAATCCCTTCTTAGACATACCGGAATCGTCGACGGCGATTGAATACAAGAAGGGCTATGTGATGCGCAAATGCTGTTACGATGCCAACTACAAGAAAA CGCCATTTGGTAAACGTTCCTGGAAGATGTTTTACTGCACGCTGCGTGATCTAGTACTCTTTCTGCACAAAGACGAGCATGGCTTCCGTAAGAGTCAG atGTCTGATAATCTGCACAACGCTATACGCATCCACCATGCTCTAGCCACGAAGGCTACCGATTATACGAAAAAGCAGCATGTTTTCCGTTTGCAAACCGCCGATCAGGCAGAGTATTTATTCCAGACCAGTGATTCCAAAGAGCTACAATCGTGGGTAGAAACGATAAATTTCGTTTGTGCCGCATACTCAGCGCCACCACTGGAGGGTGGTGTGGGCAGCCAAAAACGTTTTCAGCGCCCACTGCTGCCTAGCACGCATACAAAGTATTTGATG AAAGAGCAATTAGAATCGCACGAGCAACAATTGGCGCAATTAGAGGCAGCACTCGCTGAACATAAGAAGGGACCTGTACCGAATAAAGGATTGCCACTACAGAACTACAAAGAAAAGGAGAGTTACTTGCAATATGAG CTACGCCGCTATCGCGCTTATGTGTCAATTTTAGCTGCTAAACTGCTTTCCGATCAACAGCAGTTGGATGctgcacagcaacaacaattaacgAACAACGAAGAATTAGATACATTCTCAACGAGTGGAGTTGGAGGAGTCGGACCAGCTGTGATTGGGGCGCGGCCACAACAGTCGCCACCAGCGTATCCgcaacaattacaattacaacaaccAACTGCACAGTCAccaacagcacaacaacaacaggcacagccgcaacaacagcaaactaCTAACAG